In Spirosoma pollinicola, the genomic window TTGCCGCGAGTTTATAACCTACTTGAAGCCTAAGCTGGTCGAGCTACAGCAAATTGTTATCGACAATGAAATTTTTATAAAGCGAACGGCCAATGTAGGGGTGTTGCCCTTACCCGTAGCGATCAATTATGGGTGTACAGGGCCGATGTTGCGGGGTTCGGGCTTGCGGTATGATTTGCGTCGGGTAGATGGCTACTCGGTCTATCCCGAACTGGATTTCGATATTCCTATTGGTGAAGGTAAAGTGGGTACGGTGGGCGATTGCTGGGACCGGAACAATGTGCGCGTGCTGGAGTGCCACGAGTCTATCCGAATTGTGGAGCAGTGCCTCGATCAGCTCTTGGGCGATCACAAACGTACTCGCGATTATGATCCACAGGCTGTGGTACCCAAAAAGATACGTCCGAAAGCTATGGACTTTTACGCCCGTGCCGAAAGTGCTAAAGGTGAACTGGGTTTCTTTTTTCGTACGGATGGAAAATCAGATGTACCCGTGCGTTGCAAAGCCCGGTCGTGTTGTTTTCATAACCTGTCGGTCATCAGCGAAATCAGTAAGGGGGCTATGCTCGCCGATTTAGTGGCGATTATCGGGTCGATTGATGTCGTAATGGGTGAGGTAGACCGGTAACGTCCGGGCCGGACTGGAGCTTGTGCCGGATGTTATTTCAACACTAATATATCTTGCGTGTTTCTGCCTAGGCCGTCATAATCCAGGCCGTAGCCCAGCACAAAACGGTTTTCGATTTCGAAGCCAACATACTGCAAGTCGAGTTTTTCTTTCAGGGCAGATGGCTTGAATAAAAGGGTAGCAATGGCTATAGAGGCCGGTCCCTTTTCCCGAAGTTGGGCACATACCTGGTGCAGAGTCAAGCCCGTATCGACAATATCTTCGATAACGATCAGGTCGCGGCCTTCGATGGATTCATTCAGGCCCAGAATCTGTTTCACTTGACCGCTGGATTCTGTTGCTTCGTAAGACGCTACACGGATAAAGGTGATTTCGCAGGAAATGGTCAGCTGTTTGGC contains:
- a CDS encoding NADH-quinone oxidoreductase subunit D, with product MNTQTIQYEYAPGHFKASEPTVYRPGMLEEGEMILNMGPQHPSTHGVLRFEVVTNGEIIVDVVPHLGYLHRCFEKHAQSLPFNQTIPFVDRLDYLAAMNSEHAFVMGVEKMLGIQNDIPKRTEYIRVLVAELNRIAAHFVGIGTYALDIGAYTPFLWLMRDREHIQRLLEWVSGARMLYNYIWVGGLFYDLPVGFEERCREFITYLKPKLVELQQIVIDNEIFIKRTANVGVLPLPVAINYGCTGPMLRGSGLRYDLRRVDGYSVYPELDFDIPIGEGKVGTVGDCWDRNNVRVLECHESIRIVEQCLDQLLGDHKRTRDYDPQAVVPKKIRPKAMDFYARAESAKGELGFFFRTDGKSDVPVRCKARSCCFHNLSVISEISKGAMLADLVAIIGSIDVVMGEVDR
- the hpt gene encoding hypoxanthine phosphoribosyltransferase: MITIKDKTFVPFIPAKAIQERIQELATQINEEYADKQPLIVVVLNGAFLFAADLAKQLTISCEITFIRVASYEATESSGQVKQILGLNESIEGRDLIVIEDIVDTGLTLHQVCAQLREKGPASIAIATLLFKPSALKEKLDLQYVGFEIENRFVLGYGLDYDGLGRNTQDILVLK